In Torulaspora globosa chromosome 1, complete sequence, a genomic segment contains:
- the CBP2 gene encoding Cbp2p (ancestral locus Anc_4.4): MKYVTLQGSWRALFFGTFRRQPSSKNYRYKYVASKIKKLVLDTHTKGLTNAKSELMVIRCDRQLFTSSIHKLREVILKDISGPPEACIKILQTGRTLRRDWGPTGVLSWQNIAPIFAHPLNPICATEGGDPSFEYRNTLRLSSKDDREELLHVRWADLTYSNSCRGVGVTKEKFSGLGKDVEFVNPANGNLLRVYQVDEVPEGCDAIALFPAYVPSQRRYFTGLELCAALIRQSPCTREEQSKLEAHISSSLKNQNDTAVTPVAEHPLDETCFVTLKQLMDATNKCKPLWSSGRDKDKTCPGDVIRCSLVSEKVDFSQLVEEYCKHYILFSLVSQALRMSRTVDQSASYESHKLEFSPMDTFVWQELQRINEIAPPTTVSELIGYKKQIDEFLELLSSYYFSIVSEMKASSRTYFRDGINVPRAVPVLRVLLEVVCNCKGFKIFYPNLSLYATKVLPEMPKLGEAKETVVANEEANLTLGSKVLAMFKHIAQFENMMFYDKFSIATGLEIEPITSLKSWKIVIVSKSPLPVEIERALLFSSRVYTQCVRDLEHATLLQHATCEARRMIDEDTFMFLYRLQRPPKVDREQLANAIIEKLDEASKTYHT, translated from the coding sequence ATGAAATACGTTACCTTGCAGGGTAGCTGGAGGGCCCTCTTTTTTGGAACTTTTAGAAGACAGCCTTCGTCGAAGAACTACAGATATAAATATGTGGCATCCAAGATAAAGAAGTTGGTACTGGATACACACACGAAGGGTCTCACAAATGCGAAATCTGAGCTGATGGTCATTCGATGTGACAGACAATTATTCACGAGTTCGATCCACAAGTTGCGAGAAGTAATATTAAAGGATATAAGTGGTCCGCCGGAAGCATGCATCAAGATATTACAAACAGGGAGAACACTGAGGAGAGATTGGGGCCCAACCGGCGTATTGAGCTGGCAGAATATAGCACCCATCTTTGCCCATCCACTCAACCCGATTTGCGCTACGGAGGGGGGCGATCCTTCATTCGAATATAGGAACACCTTGAGGTTAAGCTCCAAAGATGATAGGGAAGAACTACTACATGTCCGCTGGGCAGATCTGACCTACTCCAACTCCTGCCGAGGTGTTGGAGTCACCAAAGAGAAGTTCAGCGGGCTTGGGAAGGACGTAGAATTCGTCAATCCTGCTAATGGTAATCTACTGCGCGTATACCAAGTAGACGAGGTGCCGGAGGGTTGTGATGCCATTGCTCTATTCCCTGCATATGTACCGTCACAGAGACGCTATTTCACAGGCTTGGAGCTCTGTGCGGCTCTCATACGGCAATCGCCGTGCACCAGGGAAGAACAATCGAAGCTAGAAGCTCACATCTCGAGCTCTCTGAAAAATCAGAATGATACTGCTGTGACACCTGTAGCAGAGCATCCGCTTGATGAAACATGCTTTGTAACCCTGAAGCAACTAATGGATGCAACCAATAAGTGCAAGCCTCTCTGGAGTTCCGGAAGGGACAAAGATAAAACCTGTCCCGGCGATGTTATACGTTGTTCGCTAGTTTCGGAGAAAGTAGATTTCTCTCAGCTGGTGGAAGAATACTGCAAGCACTATATTCTTTTTAGTTTGGTATCGCAGGCATTAAGAATGAGCCGTACAGTCGATCAATCTGCGTCGTATGAGAGCCACAAGCTTGAATTTAGTCCAATGGATACCTTTGTCTGGCAGGAACTTCAGAGAATCAACGAAATTGCGCCGCCAACCACTGTCTCAGAATTGATTGGATACAAGAAACAGATCGATGAATTCCTAGAGTTGTTGAGTAGCTACTACTTTAGCATTGTTTCTGAGATGAAGGCGTCAAGTAGAACGTACTTCCGGGACGGGATCAACGTGCCGAGAGCCGTTCCAGTCCTGAGGGTTCTGCTAGAAGTGGTTTGTAACTGCAAAGGATTTAAGATATTTTACCCCAATCTCTCGCTCTATGCCACCAAGGTCTTGCCGGAGATGCCAAAACTAGGAGAGGCGAAAGAAACAGTTGTAGCCAACGAAGAAGCTAACCTGACGTTGGGATCTAAAGTTCTGGCTATGTTCAAGCACATCGCGCAGTTTGAAAACATGATGTTCTACGATAAGTTCAGTATAGCCACAGGGCTAGAAATAGAGCCAataacttctttgaagagctggaaaattgTCATCGTATCCAAGAGCCCTCTGCCAGTCGAAATCGAGCGAGCCCTCCTGTTCAGTTCACGGGTATACACACAGTGCGTCAGAGATCTCGAACATGCTACGCTCCTCCAGCACGCCACCTGTGAGGCTCGCAGAATGATAGATGAGGATACCTTCATGTTCCTGTATCGATTGCAGAGGCCGCCAAAAGTTGATAGAGAGCAATTGGCCAATGCGATTATCGAAAAGCTAGACGAAGCATCCAAGACGTATCATACATAG
- the LDB18 gene encoding Ldb18p (ancestral locus Anc_4.3) has translation MEASEMLEGLCERVERLEVVLGEVGPLSDDDLCEKVASVTRELQRVFREGQEYSEHLLQLLEIYALGDHERGEDHEVKLQAILSRYDEIFRSLKELRKLDVAYQELSKQEMDSRIPVVEIGKVQQLPALMEACNRQLVRSLSLVQRFASWNVQTNELFCELNNRLKMLERDIDSMSDYV, from the coding sequence ATGGAGGCTTCTGAGATGCTAGAAGGGCTTTGTGAGCGTGTTGAGAGGCTGGAGGTGGTGTTGGGTGAGGTAGGTCCGCTTTCTGATGACGATCTCTGCGAGAAAGTTGCGTCTGTAACGCGAGAGCTGCAAAGAGTCTTTCGAGAGGGCCAAGAATACAGCGAACATCTGTTGCAATTGCTGGAAATATATGCTCTGGGGGATCACGAGAGGGGTGAGGACCACGAGGTGAAGTTGCAGGCTATTTTGAGCCGTTACGACGAGATTTTTCGGTCACTGAAGGAGTTGCGCAAACTGGACGTAGCATACCAGGAACTTTCCAAGCAGGAAATGGACAGCAGGATCCCTGTGGTGGAGATTGGGAAAGTACAGCAGCTTCCAGCGCTCATGGAGGCATGTAACAGACAGCTGGTACGATCGCTATCATTGGTTCAGAGGTTTGCATCCTGGAATGTGCAGACCAATGAGCTCTTCTGCGAGCTTAATAACAGATTGAAAATGCTCGAGCGCGACATTGACTCTATGTCTGACTATGTATGA
- the COF1 gene encoding cofilin (ancestral locus Anc_4.2), with the protein MSRSGVAVADESLQAFNDLKLGKKYKFVLFALNDSKTSIVVKETSTDQSYDAFLEKLPENDCLYAIYDFEYEINGNEGKRSKIVFYTWSPDTAPVRSKMVYASSKDALRRALNGVSTDIQGTDFAEVSYETVLEKVSRSAGSH; encoded by the exons ATGTCCAGATCTGG TGTCGCTGTTGCAGACGAATCCTTGCAGGCTTTTAACGATTTGAAATTGGGCAAGAAGTACAAGTTCGTTCTGTTCGCTTTGAACGACAGTAAAACCTCCATTGTTGTCAAGGAGACCTCCACGGACCAGTCTTACGATGCGTTCCTGGAGAAGTTGCCAGAAAACGACTGTTTGTACGCCATTTACGATTTCGAGTACGAGATCAATGGCAACGAGGGTAAGAGGTCCAAGATTGTCTTCTACACCTGGTCCCCAGACACTGCACCAGTGAGGTCCAAGATGGTGTACGCCTCGTCTAAGGACGCATTGAGAAGAGCCTTGAATGGTGTCTCTACCGATATCCAAGGCACTGATTTCGCTGAAGTGTCTTACGAGACTGTGCTGGAGAAAGTCAGCAGAAGTGCTGGTTCCCACTAG
- the YBT1 gene encoding bile acid-transporting ATPase YBT1 (ancestral locus Anc_4.6), which yields MHSANGFSGDHCRFWIYDDVTKCGRVLYINYYLPLCLTGSAVLFLLYNVWSHYYYYDKLHLKKPSLVDEILCDGNDDEEDKPLISNLNGHRYTDGRESPTGEQLMENHFSIEKLKCVKTNGEPHGKPEFVKRGFVEKSRTIVEFLLVLAQFVFHCFVYINYSKRYSEFPVQSSAMGVLQWGFLLAIVSLRLININQSIHWINKYPGNIWAISFVSYLFLFVSNLLPFRSVYIGHIKNKLVRNYYLSQTYIDLILFLLLFFSSSGNKYPVIYKTDDEIIPSPEPVSSIASFISWSWLDRFIWTAHKSTIENKDVWGLSLEDYSIFVVKKFKHYTKRFGKKRSFAVNLLSFFTKYIALQGFWACIESILSFIPTLLLKRILEYVEDRKSAPANLAWFYVFCMFFCRVFVAICQGQALFFGRRVCIRMKAIIISEIYTKALKRKISVNSGKQSTDDIDPQKLNDQERIDGDEESSSSANLGAIINLMAVDAFKVSEICAYLHAFVEATVMALVAIILLYHLLGIAAILGAVLIIVMMPLNFKLATLLGKLQKENLSVTDKRIQKLNEAFQAIRIIKFFSWEENFEKDIDDIRETELKLLLKRSLVWAMSSFVWYITPTIVTSAAFWFYIYIQGEVLTTPIAFTALSLFSLLRTPLDQLSDMLSFVIQSKVSLDRVQEFLEEDDTQKYSQLNVAQDRKKIGFENATVTWDKDRPDFKLKNLNIEFKLGKLNVIIGPTGSGKTSLLMALLGEMHLMSGKITVPSLDPRQQLAVEADGMTNSIAYCSQAAWLLNDTVRNNILFNSPYNETRYEAVVEACGLKRDFAILSAGDMTEIGERGITLSGGQKQRISLARSLYSNARHVLLDDCLSAVDSHTAAWIYDNCITGPLMEGRTCILVSHNTALTLKNADLIVILENGQVKDQGEPLTLLQNGLLGEDELVKSSILSRHNSSVNLKSKSELSMKNLSKAKETAKPQRTDEERAKQGKLVEEETKAQGTVGIGVYKWYLAIFGGWKMLSVLVAAFVIAQSISIGQTWWVRSWVSHNITSKLIGLAQNITVSASAVFSRMGIITSSFIFPHHDVDENTSTKLHSTVYYLTIYFLIGVIQSILSAFKTVLSFVAGINASRKIFKRLLTRVMHAKLRFFDATPIGRIMNRFSKDMEAADQELTPFIEGAFYSLVSCVSTVVLITFITPQFLSVAILVAVLYYLVGYFYLTGSRELKRLESISRSPIYQHFSETLVGVTTIRAFGDESRFMRENLQKIDENNKPFFYLWVANRWLSFRIDLIGALVVLGSGIFILLNIDHMDSGKAGISLTYAITFTEGALWLVRLYSNVEMNMNSVERLKEYMEVDQEPYDQSTVTPAAEWPQQGRIEVNDVSLRYAPNLPKVIKNISFTVDPKSKVGIVGRTGAGKSTIITALFRFLDPETGNIKIDNVDITSVDLQRLRRSITIIPQDPTLFTGTIKSNLDPYDEYPDQQIFEALKRVNLVTQEELDRPAEGASSSVNSDNVNKFLNLYSEISEGGGNISQGQRQLVCLARSLLRSPKVILLDEATASIDYASDAKIQQTIRKEFSGNTILTIAHRLRSVIDYDKILVMDAGEVKEFDHPYSLLLNKNSIFYSMCEQSGELESLIESAKEAFVEKLNAK from the coding sequence ATGCACTCTGCCAATGGGTTCAGCGGCGACCATTGCCGCTTCTGGATCTATGATGATGTGACCAAATGTGGCAGGGTTCTATACATTAACTACTATTTGCCACTGTGTCTGACAGGATCTGCCGTACTATTTCTATTATACAACGTTTGGTCGCATTACTATTACTATGATAAACTGCacttgaagaagccgaGCTTAGTTGACGAGATTCTGTGCGATGgaaatgatgatgaggaggacAAACCTCTGATCTCGAACCTGAATGGGCATCGCTATACAGATGGCAGAGAGTCGCCAACCGGCGAACAGTTGATGGAAAACCATTTCTCAatcgaaaagctgaaaTGTGTCAAAACCAATGGTGAGCCACATGGTAAGCCGGAATTTGTGAAAAGAGGATTTGTGGAGAAATCGAGGACAATTGTTGAGTTTCTACTCGTGTTGGCACAATTTGTGTTCCACTGCTTTGTTTACATCAACTATTCCAAGAGGTATTCGGAGTTTCCTGTTCAAAGTTCCGCGATGGGCGTACTGCAGTGGGGGTTCCTGCTGGCAATTGTTTCCCTACGTCTAATCAATATCAATCAATCTATTCACTGGATTAACAAATACCCAGGTAACATTTGGGCTATTTCTTTTGTTAGCTACTTGTTTTTGTTTGTCTCCAACTTATTACCGTTTCGTTCCGTATACATCGGACACATTAAGAACAAGCTGGTGAGAAACTACTATCTATCGCAAACCTACATTGATTTGATTCTGttcctgcttctttttttctcGTCATCCGGCAACAAGTATCCTGTGATCTACAAGACTGACGACGAAATTATACCATCGCCTGAGCCGGTATCCTCCATTGCGAGCTTCATAAGCTGGAGTTGGCTTGACCGCTTTATCTGGACTGCTCACAAGTCTACCATCGAGAACAAAGACGTCTGGGGGTTATCGCTAGAGGACTATTCAATTTTCGTCGTAAAGAAATTCAAGCATTACACTAAGCGTTTTGGCAAGAAACGAAGCTTTGCTGTAAATCTATTGTCTTTCTTTACTAAATATATCGCTTTACAAGGATTCTGGGCATGCATCGAAAGCATTTTGAGTTTCATTCCGACTttgttgttgaagagaatcTTGGAATATGTTGAGGATAGAAAGTCTGCTCCGGCTAACCTGGCTTGGTTTTATGTGTTTTGCATGTTCTTTTGTAGAGTCTTCGTTGCCATTTGTCAAGGACAAGCTTTGTTTTTTGGTAGGAGAGTTTGCATCAGGATGAAAGCCATAATTATATCTGAAATCTATacaaaggctttgaagagaaaaatctCCGTGAACTCAGGAAAACAATCGACAGATGACATTGACCCTCAAAAGCTTAACGATCAAGAGAGAATAGATGGTGACGAAGaatcgtcttcttcagctaATTTGGGTGCTATCATAAACCTGATGGCCGTTGATGCTTTCAAAGTGAGCGAAATTTGCGCCTATCTACATGCATTTGTAGAAGCCACCGTTATGGCATTGGTTGCTATTATCTTGCTGTACCATCTCCTAGGCATAGCAGCCATCCTTGGTGCGGTTTTAATTATCGTGATGATGCCGCTCAACTTCAAATTGGCCACTTTATTGGGTAAGTTACAGAAGGAAAATCTTTCGGTTACTGACAAACGTATCCAAAAGTTGAACGAAGCCTTCCAAGCTATTCGCATCATTAAGTTCTTCTCTTGGGAGGAGAATTTCGAAAAAGATATAGACGATATCAGAGAAACAGAACTGAAgcttttgttgaaaagatctctCGTTTGggcgatgagctctttCGTTTGGTATATCACACCAACAATCGTTACCAGTGCTGCCTTCTGGTTCTACATTTACATTCAGGGCGAAGTTTTAACCACACCAATCGCCTTCactgctctttctcttttttcCTTATTGCGGACACCATTGGATCAACTCTCTGATATGTTAAGTTTTGTGATACAATCTAAAGTATCATTGGACAGAGTTCAAGAGTTTTtagaagaagatgataCGCAAAAGTATAGTCAATTAAACGTCGCTCAGGACCGAAAAAAGATTGGATTCGAAAATGCAACAGTGACGTGGGATAAAGACAGACCTGACTTTAAGTTAAAGAATTTGAATATTGAATTCAAATTAGGTAAGCTGAACGTTATTATTGGACCCACAGGATCTGGTAAGACTTCGCTTTTAATGGCATTGCTCGGAGAGATGCATCTGATGAGTGGTAAGATAACTGTTCCCTCACTGGATCCAAGACAGCAGCTAGCTGTGGAAGCTGACGGTATGACTAATTCGATCGCGTACTGTTCACAGGCTGCTTGGCTACTGAATGACACTGTTAGAAATAACATCCTATTCAATAGTCCTTATAATGAAACAAGGTACGAGGCCGTGGTAGAAGCTTGTGGTTTGAAGCGGGACTTTGCAATTCTTTCAGCCGGTGACATGACTGAAATTGGTGAAAGAGGTATTACTTTATCTGGCGGTCAAAAACAGAGAATTTCATTAGCACGATCGCTGTACTCAAATGCTAGACATGTTCTTTTGGATGACTGCTTAAGTGCAGTGGACTCCCATACCGCGGCATGGATTTATGATAACTGTATTACTGGTCCTTTGATGGAAGGCAGAACATGCATTCTCGTTTCACATAACACAGCACTTACGTTAAAAAATGCAGATCTCATTGTTATTTTGGAAAATGGTCAAGTCAAAGATCAGGGAGAGCCCCTCACTTTGCTTCAAAATGGTTTGCTGGGTGAGGATGAACTCGTAAAAAGTAGCATCCTTTCTAGGCATAACTCGTCCGTCAATCTAAAAAGTAAAAGTGAATTAAGCATGAAGAACCTATCCAAGGCTAAGGAAACGGCTAAACCACAGAGGACTGATGAGGAGCGTGCTAAACAGGGTAAGCTGGTTGAAGAGGAAACCAAAGCACAGGGCACGGTCGGCATTGGCGTATACAAATGGTATTTGGCAATTTTTGGAGGTTGGAAGATGCTCTCCGTTCTAGTTGCGGCTTTTGTGATTGCGCAAAGCATTTCCATTGGGCAAACGTGGTGGGTTCGTAGTTGGGTTTCACACAATATCACGTCGAAGCTTATTGGATTGGCTCAAAACATAACCGTTTCTGCTTCTGCCGTCTTCAGCCGAATGGGCATTATCACGAGCTCCTTCATCTTTCCGCACCACGACGTCGATGAAAATACATCTACTAAACTTCATTCAACCGTTTATTACTTGACAATTTACTTCTTGATTGGTGTCATTCAATCTATATTGTCGGCTTTTAAGACGGTTTTAAGCTTTGTTGCTGGGATAAACGCTTCAAGGAAGATCTTTAAACGGCTTCTCACAAGAGTCATGCATGCCAAACTTCGTTTCTTTGATGCCACACCAATAGGTAGAATTATGAATCGGTTTTCTAAGGATATGGAGGCCGCGGATCAGGAACTGACCCCATTCATTGAGGGGGCTTTTTATTCTTTGGTGTCTTGTGTTTCGACAGTCGTTCTGATCACTTTTATCACTCCTCAATTTTTATCAGTCGCCATCTTGGTTGCTGTCCTCTATTACTTAGTTGGTTACTTTTATTTGACTGGTTCTCGTGAATTGAAGAGGCTAGAATCGATATCCAGATCGCCAATCTATCAACATTTCTCAGAAACTCTAGTTGGTGTTACCACTATTCGTGCATTTGGTGATGAGAGTCGATTCATGCGCGAAAACCTACAAAAAATCGACGAGAATAACAAGCCATTTTTCTATTTGTGGGTCGCCAATAGATGGTTGTCATTCAGAATCGATTTAATCGGTGCGCTTGTCGTCCTTGGTTCTGGTATATTTATTCTGTTGAATATCGATCACATGGACTCGGGTAAGGCAGGTATTTCTTTGACTTATGCCATCACGTTCACCGAAGGTGCGTTGTGGCTAGTGCGTTTGTATTCGAACGTTGAAATGAACATGAACTCAGTTGAGAGACTAAAGGAATACATGGAGGTTGACCAAGAGCCTTATGACCAATCAACTGTGACTCCTGCAGCGGAATGGCCACAACAGGGTAGGATCGAGGTAAATGATGTATCCTTGCGTTATGCTCCAAACTTACCTAAAGTGATTAAGAATATCTCGTTTACGGTAGATCCAAAATCGAAAGTCGGTATTGTCGGACGGACCGGTGCTGGTAAGTCGACAATAATAACGGCTCTATTCAGATTCCTAGATCCTGAAACTGGAAATATAAAGATTGACAATGTCGACATTACGTCGGTGGATTTACAAAGACTCCGTCGCTCGATAACTATCATACCCCAAGACCCTACTTTATTCACTGGAACCATAAAATCGAACCTGGATCCATACGACGAATATCCCGATCAGCAGATATTCGAGGCTTTGAAACGTGTGAACCTAGTTACTCAGGAGGAACTGGATAGACCAGCGGAGGGTGCGTCGTCATCCGTCAATTCCGACAATGTGAACAAGTTTTTGAACTTGTACAGCGAGATAAGTGAGGGTGGTGGAAACATATCGCAGGGTCAACGTCAATTGGTTTGTTTGGCTCGTTCATTGTTGCGCAGTCCCAAGGTCATTCTGCTGGATGAAGCTACAGCTTCAATTGATTATGCATCGGATGCTAAAATACAGCAAACTATTAGAAAGGAGTTCAGTGGTAACACCATTTTAACGATCGCTCACAGATTGAGATCTGTTATTGACTATGATAAAATCCTGGTCATGGATGCTGGGGAGGTAAAAGAGTTTGATCACCCATATTCCCTGCTACTAAACAAGAATAGCATTTTTTACAGCATGTGTGAGCAAAGCGGGGAGCTTGAGAGTTTGATAGAATCCgcaaaagaagctttcGTCGAAAAACTAAATGCCAAGTAA
- the MUP3 gene encoding Mup3p (ancestral locus Anc_4.5) has protein sequence MMLKSERDVLIPKDGGKVDLENGKTADDVGYGSFSSMETEIDKSGILIDAFIEVPQGRHLGLFSTMVLFVSRIVGSGIFATPSSIFVNCGGNTVIYFGVWLLAALLSFAGLFLFLEFGSWLPRSGGRKNFLEQAYTKPRLMMSVTFAAFTVLTGFTMSNAIVFGKYFLSAVGFQGISDHSSVSKYISIAAVVVGVIIHGTSVKTGVRIQNFLGGMKFLLIAIMCLLGFYSIFYRPEAGEKTISSAPIYEFHDEGTLQVSSLAAAFINAFFCFTGWDSVHAVASEIKNPVRTLKIAGPLSLFICFLCYTMMNLAYINVLTYEEIKQAGPLVGSVLFAKLFGPHLGARILSLSVAISTGSNILVVLYGVSRMNQEVFREGYLPFSIHLASNKPWNSPLPALLVCGILSVTWLTILPSEGASYDYLVSMEGYGNQFFLLLIAVGIFIYRRKRKGEVPSTRASSIGVCAIILVSIYLMAAPFFGKQASNNIAILPPYQVTALMLILLCFAFWFVKFLFLPKVLGYELKQRIVTLDDGLAVTKWIKCDL, from the coding sequence ATGATGCTCAAGAGCGAGCGCGACGTACTGATACCGAAGGATGGAGGTAAAGTGGACTTGGAGAACGGAAAAACTGCGGATGACGTTGGGTATGGATCTTTTAGTTCAATGGAGACTGAAATTGACAAGTCGGGAATTCTGATAGACGCGTTTATTGAAGTTCCGCAGGGAAGACATCTGGGATTATTTTCCACCATGGTTCTATTTGTATCGAGGATCGTCGGGTCTGGTATCTTCGCGACCCCAAGTAGCATTTTTGTCAATTGTGGCGGGAACACTGTTATTTACTTCGGCGTATGGCTGCTGGCAGCTCTTTTGTCCTTTGCAGGGCTATTTCTGTTTCTGGAATTTGGTTCGTGGCTTCCTCGCTCTGGTGGGCGTAAGAATTTCCTTGAGCAAGCGTATACCAAGCCTagattgatgatgagtGTAACTTTTGCGGCTTTCACCGTGCTAACAGGCTTTACCATGTCTAATGCCATTGTGTTCGGGAAATACTTTCTCTCAGCAGTGGGCTTCCAGGGCATTTCCGATCACTCGAGTGTATCGAAATACATTAGCATCGCGGCGGTGGTCGTGGGAGTTATAATACATGGGACTTCGGTGAAAACAGGCGTGCGGATTCAGAATTTCTTGGGCGGTATGAAGTTCCTGCTGATCGCCATCATGTGTCTGTTGGGCTTTTATTCAATCTTTTACAGACCAGAGGCGGGCGAGAAGACCATTTCCTCCGCGCCAATCTATGAGTTCCACGATGAAGGAACTCTACaagtttcttctctggCAGCAGCTTTTATAAATGCatttttctgcttcacGGGCTGGGATAGCGTTCATGCAGTCGCCTCGGAAATCAAGAATCCTGTCAGAACGTTGAAGATCGCTGGTCCACTTTCGCTTTTCATCTGTTTTCTATGCTATACAATGATGAATCTGGCCTACATCAACGTCCTGACCTACGAAGAGATCAAGCAAGCTGGGCCATTGGTCGGTTCAGTTCTCTTTGCCAAACTGTTTGGACCGCATCTTGGTGCCAGAATACTCTCACTTTCTGTGGCTATTTCTACAGGCTCCAACATTTTGGTTGTGCTCTACGGAGTCTCTCGGATGAATCAGGAAGTCTTCAGAGAAGGCTATCTGCCATTCAGCATCCACTTGGCTAGCAATAAGCCTTGGAACTCCCCTTTGCCGGCACTTTTAGTTTGCGGGATTCTGTCAGTGACCTGGCTTACCATATTACCAAGTGAGGGAGCCTCCTACGACTATTTGGTCTCAATGGAAGGTTATGGGAATCAAtttttcctgcttctcATAGCTGTGGGCATCTTCATTTACAGACGAAAGCGTAAAGGAGAGGTCCCATCGACAAGAGCCTCTTCCATCGGAGTTTGTGCTATAATCTTGGTTTCGATTTATCTCATGGCTGCTCCCTTCTTCGGTAAACAAGCTTCGAACAACATAGCTATTTTACCACCTTATCAGGTCACAGCTTTGATGCTAATTCTGTTGTGCTTCGCTTTCTGGTTTGTGAAATTCTTGTTTCTGCCTAAAGTACTGGGTTATGAATTGAAGCAGCGTATTGTCACTCTAGATGATGGTCTGGCTGTAACAAAATGGATAAAGTGTGATCTTTAG